GCATTGACCCTCATCCCACATCAGGACCGGTAATGCTTCCACGGCCAGGCGTGTTGAGCAGAGCTTTCAAGCTGAGCGCTCAGTTCCGCAAACTCTTCAGGACTAAGCACAGCATCTGGAGCGTTCTCCAAGAACTCTCTGCGGTAGGAATGGCACCTGAAGTGTAGTGCAGCACACCGGCATCGTTTGAAAGGGTGACAAAAAATTCAGTTGCTTCTCCCCGTCCTTACCGTAAAGGGCCGGCTAACAATCCTTTCATTTATACCGAGCGCGCAGGCTTGGCTTGAATCTTTGGCCAGGTACTTTGGCCACGATATTAACCTTAAATATAAGTGTTTTAATTGGCCCTCATCAAATCCATCTGATACGGCTTTTTTTTGATCACCTGAGCCTTTTTCGTCAACCAACAGTCTATAAAGTGCATGCCCGATGTTCTTTAAAACAACAAAAAGCAGCCAACTCGTTTTGGCGCTTGGGCACACTGACGCGCTCAAGAATCTAGACCATCCCAGGATCAAAAATAGAACCCTGTTTTATCAGAACAAACGGGACAAATAACAATTCATTTGATTTGGTGATGGTGTCGTGCGAAAGCTTGGCTTGGGCTTCCTAGTAACTGGCGTTTTTGGGCAACTATCAGCACTACTATGGACCTACACGTCCACAGGACAAACTTGTCAAAATAACGTCGACAATTCATACATCCAGCAAAAAGTGACAAAGTTCGAACAACTATTCGATGACACCGCAAATAAAGTTGCGGCAGAGCTCAGTGCAAAAGATTCCGACGGGCTCGCGCACCTTGCGAAAAACGAATTCCGCATACCCGACTCAACGGAGGCTGAGGCCGTACAGTTTTTGATGGAAAAGCCAGATGAAACTACAGTACTTACGCTGCCTTCATTGCCCACACAGGCACACAAATGGACAATTATTCTAAGCGGTCTGATTGCTTTCACCGGCCTGCTCTTGGCACTCTTCGCTCGTAAAAAAACCATTCATACGCAATGGCACGTCTTTCGTACCATTCCAGGCTCGCTAATCACGCCGGAACGCCCGTGCTTGACATGCGGCGGCTATATTCTCCACCCTAAAAAAGAAGCTTCAAGCACGCCTTCATCCGGCGTTTGGGTGGTCGAAATTGCATTGAACACACCCAGTCGCCATCGCGCAGTAAAAGCCATTCAACAGTTGGAGTTGCCGGTAGCGCGTAAAGAAAACAACTTTGTCGTCATCGGCCCGTATAAACAAAAGCAGGACGCGGCTCGCGTCGTGAAAGAGTTGAGTGAACGTCATGGCGTTCGAGGATGGATGATGGCAGGAAATTGACACAGTCCGATTTATCGCTGGGCCGACCTCGAACAACCAGCTACTTATTGCATTCCACAAGAGAGCATTCATGATCGCAAAAGAACTTAGAGCCGAACTCGCCCTGAAAAAGTTTCTGGACGCCAACTTATGGATCCAACTTGAACTCAGCGAGCTGAACTACAGCCTCGCTGAAAACTGT
This region of Pseudomonas mandelii genomic DNA includes:
- a CDS encoding SPOR domain-containing protein; protein product: MRKLGLGFLVTGVFGQLSALLWTYTSTGQTCQNNVDNSYIQQKVTKFEQLFDDTANKVAAELSAKDSDGLAHLAKNEFRIPDSTEAEAVQFLMEKPDETTVLTLPSLPTQAHKWTIILSGLIAFTGLLLALFARKKTIHTQWHVFRTIPGSLITPERPCLTCGGYILHPKKEASSTPSSGVWVVEIALNTPSRHRAVKAIQQLELPVARKENNFVVIGPYKQKQDAARVVKELSERHGVRGWMMAGN